A region from the Paenibacillus humicola genome encodes:
- a CDS encoding NAD(P)/FAD-dependent oxidoreductase has product MKYDVIVIGGGPSGLMAAIAAAIHGASVLLLDKGDRLGRKLAISGGGRCNVTNNKELDELIRNIPGNGRFLYSALANFSNKDIADFFEKLGIRLKEEDRGRMFPVSDKAKTVVEALIRKAKSLGVVMKVNAPVKRVLYENGAVAGVELASGERIDCRAAIAASGGKSVPHTGSTGDGYKWAEEAGHTITELFPTEVPLVSKDAFIQSKELQGLSLRNIEVTVWNPGGKRAVRHEGDLLFTHFGLSGPTALRCSQFVHQIKKKFGVPGVKITIDLFPGETAEELFDRALALAANEPKKAVKNVLKAMLPERMIPILLKKSGIGGETTFANIAKQPWHAMASLLKAFPAQISGTLSIEEAFVTGGGVHLKEVDPKTMQSNLMEGLFFCGEILDIHGYTGGYNITAAFTTGYTAGMSAAKLGAERGSLSGSS; this is encoded by the coding sequence ATAAAATACGATGTAATCGTGATCGGCGGAGGCCCTTCCGGGCTGATGGCCGCCATTGCCGCCGCCATCCACGGCGCAAGCGTCCTCTTGCTCGACAAGGGGGACCGGCTCGGCCGGAAGCTGGCGATTTCCGGCGGCGGGCGCTGCAACGTAACGAACAACAAGGAACTGGACGAGCTGATCCGCAATATTCCGGGGAACGGCCGGTTTCTGTACAGCGCCCTTGCCAATTTCAGCAACAAGGACATCGCCGACTTCTTTGAAAAGCTCGGCATCCGCCTGAAAGAGGAGGACCGCGGCCGCATGTTTCCCGTGTCCGACAAAGCGAAGACGGTTGTGGAAGCGCTGATCCGGAAAGCCAAATCGCTCGGGGTCGTCATGAAGGTGAACGCGCCCGTGAAGCGCGTGCTCTATGAAAACGGGGCCGTAGCCGGCGTCGAGCTTGCGTCCGGCGAGAGAATCGATTGCCGCGCCGCGATCGCCGCCTCGGGAGGAAAATCCGTTCCGCATACAGGCTCGACCGGCGACGGCTACAAATGGGCGGAGGAAGCGGGGCATACGATTACCGAGCTGTTTCCGACAGAGGTGCCGCTCGTCTCGAAGGATGCTTTTATCCAAAGCAAGGAACTGCAGGGCTTGTCTCTGCGGAATATTGAAGTGACGGTCTGGAATCCTGGCGGCAAGAGAGCCGTCCGCCACGAAGGGGATCTGCTGTTCACCCATTTCGGATTGTCCGGGCCGACAGCCCTGCGCTGCAGCCAATTCGTGCATCAGATCAAGAAGAAATTCGGCGTGCCGGGCGTCAAAATCACGATCGATCTGTTTCCCGGAGAGACGGCGGAAGAGCTGTTCGACCGGGCGCTGGCGCTTGCCGCGAACGAGCCGAAGAAAGCCGTCAAAAACGTGCTGAAAGCGATGCTGCCCGAGCGCATGATCCCGATTCTGCTCAAAAAATCCGGCATCGGCGGAGAAACGACGTTCGCGAACATCGCCAAGCAGCCCTGGCACGCGATGGCGTCGCTGCTGAAGGCGTTCCCGGCGCAAATCTCGGGCACGCTTTCGATCGAGGAAGCTTTCGTAACCGGGGGCGGCGTGCATTTGAAGGAGGTCGACCCGAAAACGATGCAGTCCAACCTGATGGAAGGCCTGTTTTTTTGCGGGGAAATTTTGGACATCCACGGCTATACGGGAGGCTACAATATTACGGCGGCTTTTACGACCGGTTATACGGCCGGCATGAGCGCCGCAAAGCTTGGTGCGGAGCGCGGCAGCTTATCCGGATCGTCCTAA
- a CDS encoding cytochrome P450: protein MQEAKFASLLIMPELDSAEKLLQPFGILSELRRKGPVRYDEARACWVVLAYDEVHRVLKDPKTFSSIRGTAAGQNILFMDPPRHTQMRDLVNKAFTPRAIQELAPRIQSIAEELLDRVDGDEMDMVHDFAAPLPVIVIAELLGAPAEDRDDFKRWSDALVESAEDLTDEAFRALIENRKRTFEELFVYFKSILEVRAAVPRNDLISALLAAEIDGIKLTEQEIISFCILLLAAGNETTTNLITNGVRILTEQPALQDELRRTPEAIPGFNEEVLRYYPPVIAIGRVAAQDTELGTHQIKAGEQVVSMVGAANRDESKFPEPDRFDMHRKPNPHLSFGFGIHFCLGAPLARLEAQIAMQALLRRYSRLERIPDRQLVPIQSAFVFGVKHYPVSINR, encoded by the coding sequence ATGCAGGAGGCCAAATTTGCGAGCTTGCTGATCATGCCGGAGCTTGACTCCGCCGAGAAGCTGCTGCAGCCGTTCGGCATTTTGTCGGAGCTGAGAAGGAAAGGCCCGGTACGATACGATGAAGCAAGAGCTTGCTGGGTCGTGTTAGCGTACGACGAGGTGCATCGGGTGCTCAAGGACCCGAAAACGTTCTCGTCGATCCGGGGCACCGCTGCAGGGCAAAACATTTTGTTCATGGACCCTCCCCGGCATACGCAAATGCGCGATCTGGTGAACAAAGCGTTCACGCCGAGAGCCATTCAGGAGCTTGCCCCCCGGATTCAATCGATCGCGGAGGAGCTGCTGGACCGGGTCGACGGAGACGAAATGGATATGGTGCACGATTTTGCCGCGCCGCTGCCCGTCATCGTCATCGCGGAGCTGCTGGGCGCTCCGGCGGAGGACCGGGACGATTTCAAAAGGTGGTCGGACGCGCTGGTCGAAAGCGCAGAGGATCTGACGGACGAAGCGTTCCGGGCCTTGATCGAGAACCGGAAGCGGACGTTCGAGGAACTCTTCGTCTATTTCAAAAGCATTCTCGAGGTGCGCGCCGCAGTGCCGCGGAACGACCTGATCTCCGCTTTGCTTGCAGCCGAAATCGACGGGATCAAGCTGACCGAGCAGGAAATTATCAGCTTCTGCATTTTGCTGCTGGCTGCGGGCAACGAGACGACGACGAATCTCATCACGAACGGCGTGCGCATCCTGACGGAGCAGCCGGCGCTTCAGGACGAGCTTCGCCGGACGCCGGAGGCCATTCCGGGGTTCAATGAGGAAGTGCTTCGGTACTATCCGCCGGTCATCGCGATCGGCCGGGTTGCCGCTCAGGATACCGAGCTGGGCACTCACCAAATCAAGGCCGGCGAACAGGTGGTCTCTATGGTGGGGGCGGCCAACCGGGATGAGAGCAAATTCCCGGAGCCCGACCGGTTTGATATGCACCGCAAGCCGAATCCGCATCTGTCGTTCGGCTTCGGCATCCATTTCTGCCTGGGGGCGCCGCTTGCGCGGCTTGAAGCGCAAATCGCGATGCAGGCGCTTCTCCGGCGGTACAGCCGGCTCGAACGTATTCCGGACCGGCAGCTCGTTCCGATCCAAAGCGCCTTCGTTTTCGGCGTGAAGCATTATCCGGTATCGATTAACAGGTAA